In Pseudonocardia sp. C8, one genomic interval encodes:
- a CDS encoding CaiB/BaiF CoA-transferase family protein — protein MTRSHGPLTGTRILELGGIGPTPFCGMLLSDLGADVIRVDRPEQKVHTVLHRGRRSVVLDLKSPAGRDAARRIAATCDAVVEGFRPGVVERLGLGPADLRTSDPALVHGRMTGFGNSGPEARTPGHDINYIALSGVLHTIGTADSGPVPPLNLVGDFGGGGMLLALGVLSGILQARRTGCGDVIDCAMVDGAALLNAMTLGLLNEGVWQDERASNLLDGGAPWYRTYRCADGAHVAVGCVEPQFWAEFRRLLGTDSDPDFDRREERARWPRIAARLEAIFLTRSRADWETHFAGSQACVTPVLSMREAAVHPHNVCRRTFHVAGDSIHPMPAPRFRSSPVDEPGDTRPVGSATRDVLADCGFTEGEVDQLLDR, from the coding sequence ATGACCCGATCACACGGCCCCCTGACCGGGACACGGATTCTCGAACTCGGTGGTATCGGGCCGACCCCCTTCTGCGGGATGCTCCTGTCGGATCTGGGGGCCGACGTCATCCGTGTCGACCGGCCCGAGCAGAAGGTCCACACCGTGCTCCATCGGGGTCGCAGGTCGGTCGTGCTCGACCTGAAGTCCCCGGCCGGACGCGATGCGGCGCGCAGGATCGCCGCAACCTGCGACGCCGTCGTCGAGGGCTTCCGGCCCGGCGTCGTCGAGCGCCTCGGCCTGGGCCCGGCGGACCTGAGGACGTCCGATCCGGCGCTGGTCCACGGGCGGATGACCGGCTTCGGCAACAGCGGTCCCGAAGCCCGGACGCCCGGACACGACATCAACTACATCGCCCTGTCCGGGGTGCTGCACACGATCGGCACCGCCGACAGCGGGCCGGTACCGCCACTCAACCTCGTGGGTGACTTCGGTGGCGGCGGGATGCTGCTCGCTCTGGGTGTGCTCAGCGGTATCCTTCAGGCCCGTCGCACCGGGTGCGGCGACGTGATCGACTGCGCGATGGTCGACGGCGCAGCGCTGCTCAACGCCATGACGCTGGGCCTGCTGAACGAGGGCGTCTGGCAGGACGAGCGCGCGTCCAACCTCCTCGACGGCGGCGCCCCCTGGTACCGCACCTACCGCTGTGCGGACGGCGCGCACGTCGCGGTGGGCTGCGTGGAACCGCAGTTCTGGGCCGAGTTCCGCCGTCTGCTCGGCACGGATTCCGACCCGGACTTCGACAGGCGCGAGGAGCGCGCCCGGTGGCCGCGGATCGCGGCCCGGCTGGAAGCGATCTTCCTGACCAGGTCACGTGCGGACTGGGAGACCCACTTCGCCGGCTCGCAGGCGTGCGTGACACCGGTCCTGTCGATGCGTGAGGCGGCGGTTCACCCGCACAACGTGTGTCGCCGCACCTTCCACGTCGCGGGTGACAGCATCCATCCGATGCCGGCGCCGCGCTTCCGGTCCTCACCCGTCGACGAGCCGGGTGACACCCGTCCCGTCGGTTCGGCCACCCGTGACGTGCTGGCGGACTGCGGTTTCACCGAGGGCGAGGTGGATCAGCTGCTCGATCGGTGA
- a CDS encoding TetR/AcrR family transcriptional regulator encodes MPRPPGHGSGFEPRRQEIISISASLFARRGYAATGITDICRAVGLARGALYYYIGSKENLLVEIQAAVLGPLLAVARRIVEAPASPAVRLRLLSEVLLDIIFQRLDHIWVYEHDYRQLSARNREVVVAQRHEFEAIVIDLLAAAVGEGQFRPMDLQLGMLQFLNLHNHTYQWARPGDEKWPVAHLAAEYCGTLFRGFASADFDPSGIEAQVGRFRSEHPELDFTPDLSGAAAPA; translated from the coding sequence ATGCCCCGGCCACCGGGTCACGGAAGCGGATTCGAGCCGCGCCGTCAGGAGATCATCTCCATATCGGCGTCCCTGTTCGCGCGTCGCGGGTACGCGGCCACCGGCATCACCGACATCTGCCGGGCGGTCGGTCTCGCGCGCGGAGCCCTGTACTACTACATCGGCTCCAAGGAGAACCTGCTCGTCGAGATCCAGGCTGCCGTGCTCGGGCCGCTTCTTGCCGTCGCGCGGCGGATCGTCGAGGCGCCGGCGTCGCCGGCGGTGCGGCTCCGCCTGCTGTCGGAGGTGCTGCTCGACATCATCTTCCAGCGTCTCGACCACATCTGGGTGTACGAGCACGACTACCGGCAGCTGTCGGCGAGGAATCGTGAGGTGGTCGTGGCGCAACGTCACGAGTTCGAGGCGATCGTGATCGATCTGCTCGCGGCCGCGGTCGGTGAAGGCCAGTTCCGGCCGATGGACCTGCAGCTCGGGATGTTGCAGTTCCTCAACCTGCACAACCACACCTACCAATGGGCGCGTCCGGGCGACGAGAAGTGGCCGGTCGCCCATCTCGCGGCCGAGTACTGCGGCACGCTGTTCCGTGGGTTCGCGAGCGCCGATTTCGATCCGTCGGGGATCGAGGCTCAGGTTGGACGGTTCCGGAGTGAGCATCCGGAACTGGATTTCACGCCGGATCTCTCGGGCGCCGCCGCTCCCGCGTGA
- a CDS encoding class I adenylate-forming enzyme family protein, which yields MLATGNLTLNHLLAHRAETDGDRIGLIWESADGRWAEMSYGDLAERAGRLAGGLREHGVGAGDHVVLHMTNRLEFVVGLFAISHLGAIATPTIASYAVDELHYVLDHAEVKVVICDPDRRGTATEAAALCSATPPVVVGTDELESWLTAQPPPAADVAASDTAVLMYSSGTTARPKGVVLSQQALVLSGEMNAQHQRLRPEDRSLCVLPLFHINALTISLLNTMATGSVLVVTEVFDAARYWSQVRTYGITVGSLVANPIRQLMQLPERAPDARHSLRMMIFGMALSDTEISEFERRYDVPLINIWGMTENGTIGTRCPPYLPRNPTSVGLPMPGIDLGIFDAEDRELGPNIPGEARYVGSPRLDGYYRNDEITRATNRDGRFCTGDTMSVDELGYFSFLDRSKDVIKVKAENVASAEVERVLATHPAVADAAVVGAPDAWRDERIVAFLQPVPGLSIDAEEVREHCLRHLARFKVPHEIHVVDEFPRTSIGKIRKNELRDKARGNT from the coding sequence GTGCTCGCCACCGGAAACCTGACCCTGAACCACCTGCTCGCCCACCGCGCCGAGACCGACGGTGACCGCATCGGCCTGATCTGGGAGTCCGCCGACGGCCGGTGGGCCGAGATGTCCTACGGCGACCTCGCCGAGCGCGCCGGACGGCTCGCCGGCGGTCTCCGGGAACACGGGGTGGGCGCCGGGGACCACGTCGTCCTGCACATGACGAACCGGCTCGAGTTCGTCGTCGGCCTCTTCGCGATCAGCCACCTGGGCGCGATCGCGACCCCGACGATCGCCTCCTACGCCGTCGACGAGCTGCACTACGTGCTCGACCACGCCGAGGTGAAGGTCGTGATCTGCGACCCGGACCGTCGTGGCACCGCCACCGAGGCGGCGGCGCTGTGCTCGGCGACCCCACCGGTCGTGGTCGGCACCGACGAGCTGGAGTCGTGGCTCACCGCGCAACCACCGCCCGCCGCCGACGTCGCCGCCTCGGACACCGCGGTGCTCATGTACTCGTCCGGCACGACCGCGCGTCCGAAAGGCGTGGTGCTCAGCCAGCAGGCGCTGGTCCTGTCCGGCGAGATGAACGCGCAGCACCAGCGGTTGCGGCCCGAGGACCGCAGCCTCTGCGTCCTTCCGCTCTTCCACATCAACGCCCTCACGATCTCGCTGCTCAACACGATGGCCACCGGCAGCGTCCTCGTCGTCACCGAGGTGTTCGACGCGGCGCGCTACTGGAGCCAGGTCCGCACCTACGGGATCACCGTCGGGAGCCTGGTCGCCAACCCGATCCGGCAGCTCATGCAGCTGCCCGAGCGAGCACCGGACGCGCGGCACTCCCTCCGCATGATGATCTTCGGTATGGCGCTCTCGGACACCGAGATCAGCGAGTTCGAACGCCGGTACGACGTGCCGCTGATCAACATCTGGGGCATGACGGAGAACGGGACGATCGGCACGCGGTGCCCGCCGTACCTGCCGCGGAACCCGACGTCGGTCGGCCTGCCGATGCCCGGCATCGACCTCGGGATCTTCGACGCCGAGGACCGGGAGCTCGGCCCGAACATCCCGGGCGAGGCCAGGTACGTCGGGAGCCCCCGCCTCGACGGCTACTACAGGAACGACGAGATCACCCGGGCCACCAACCGGGACGGGCGCTTCTGCACCGGTGACACGATGAGCGTCGACGAGCTCGGCTACTTCTCCTTCCTCGACCGGTCGAAGGACGTCATCAAGGTCAAGGCCGAGAACGTGGCGTCGGCCGAGGTGGAACGGGTCCTCGCGACCCATCCGGCGGTCGCGGACGCCGCGGTCGTGGGCGCCCCGGACGCCTGGCGCGACGAGCGGATCGTGGCCTTCCTCCAGCCGGTACCGGGCCTGTCGATCGACGCGGAGGAGGTACGGGAGCACTGCCTGCGCCACCTCGCCCGGTTCAAGGTTCCGCACGAGATCCATGTCGTCGACGAGTTCCCACGCACGTCGATCGGCAAGATCCGCAAGAACGAGCTCCGGGACAAGGCGCGCGGGAACACCTGA
- a CDS encoding hydantoinase B/oxoprolinase family protein, translated as MTDNGETRIRDLSDAEFHARYSCDRYTATVLSNRMRYIVEHMCTNLLHHAFSGILRDWYDFAATISGPKSTNYSMSTVSNSLVLFSGAMEHAVRNAVEEFGIDKLRQGDVLMVNDPYRAGNHVNDICFIRPVFHDGEIVTFVALRAHQLDMGGVVPAGFSAVKKDVYENGLVIPPMLIYRDDEPIDHGFHLIFDNARYAALLLPDMITIYQNLLLGERLMRESIERYGVEAWLGGIRYSVDVPAESMAEAIAAIPDGVYTGGDLVDADGIDDTREYEIKVTITKIGSHMELDFSGTSEQARTSINCGMFDTLTAVGIALKYMLDPTTPFNSGVYRNVDVVVPPGTLIGATPPDGAVFIYWEASQPVLLSVFRALQAAVGEDAVAGDYGSLSIHNGHGVTEDGTPWVTVAQCGGEHGPWGATKHGDADSYNAIYLANNLDPATEAIESDLPIVVLRKEYVIDSAGIGYHRGGAAALRDSMFLTPANHTSSPVHTKRSSGTGVVGGGDGRPGAVWLLPAEHYDVAERKDLVPLEDPEVYRTSTPISGLLDPETKAPDPEKGEYFWFGTQPLWRTQPRDVFRYITNGGGGWGNPLEREPERVLRDVRDEYFSIEAAARDFGVVISGDPHTDPEGLVVDEEATRRRRADLLTRQA; from the coding sequence GATCTCTCCGACGCCGAGTTCCATGCGCGCTACTCGTGCGACCGCTACACCGCGACGGTGCTGTCCAACCGGATGCGCTACATCGTCGAGCACATGTGCACCAACCTGCTGCACCACGCCTTCTCCGGCATCCTGCGGGACTGGTACGACTTCGCCGCCACGATCTCCGGGCCGAAGTCGACCAACTACTCGATGTCCACGGTGTCCAACAGCCTGGTGCTCTTCTCCGGCGCCATGGAACACGCGGTGCGCAACGCCGTGGAGGAGTTCGGCATCGACAAGCTCCGCCAGGGTGACGTGCTGATGGTCAACGATCCCTACCGGGCCGGCAACCACGTCAACGACATCTGCTTCATCCGCCCGGTCTTCCACGACGGCGAGATCGTGACATTCGTGGCACTGCGCGCCCACCAGCTCGACATGGGCGGCGTCGTGCCCGCCGGCTTCTCCGCGGTCAAGAAGGACGTCTACGAGAACGGGCTCGTCATCCCGCCGATGCTCATCTACCGGGACGACGAGCCCATCGACCACGGCTTCCACCTGATCTTCGACAACGCCAGGTACGCCGCGCTCCTGCTCCCGGACATGATCACGATCTACCAGAACCTGCTGCTCGGCGAGCGGCTGATGCGCGAGAGCATCGAGCGCTACGGCGTCGAGGCCTGGCTCGGCGGCATCCGCTACAGCGTCGACGTGCCGGCCGAGTCGATGGCCGAGGCGATCGCCGCAATCCCGGACGGCGTATACACCGGCGGTGACCTGGTCGACGCGGACGGGATCGACGACACCCGCGAGTACGAGATCAAGGTGACGATCACCAAGATCGGCTCGCACATGGAGCTCGACTTCAGCGGGACCTCGGAACAGGCGCGGACCAGCATCAACTGCGGCATGTTCGACACGCTGACCGCCGTGGGTATCGCCCTGAAGTACATGCTCGACCCGACCACGCCGTTCAACTCCGGCGTCTACCGCAACGTCGACGTCGTCGTGCCGCCCGGCACCCTGATCGGTGCGACCCCGCCCGACGGTGCTGTCTTCATCTACTGGGAGGCCTCGCAGCCGGTGCTGCTCTCGGTGTTCCGAGCGCTGCAGGCGGCGGTCGGGGAGGACGCCGTCGCCGGCGACTACGGCTCGCTGTCGATCCACAACGGTCACGGGGTCACCGAGGACGGCACGCCCTGGGTCACGGTGGCGCAGTGCGGCGGCGAGCACGGCCCGTGGGGTGCCACCAAGCACGGCGACGCCGACTCCTACAACGCCATCTACCTGGCCAACAACCTCGACCCGGCGACCGAGGCCATCGAGTCGGACCTGCCGATCGTCGTCCTCCGCAAGGAGTACGTGATCGACTCGGCCGGGATCGGCTACCACCGTGGCGGCGCGGCCGCGTTGCGGGACAGCATGTTCCTGACCCCGGCGAACCACACGTCGAGCCCGGTGCACACCAAGCGGAGCAGCGGTACCGGCGTGGTCGGCGGCGGTGACGGCCGGCCCGGTGCCGTGTGGCTGCTGCCGGCCGAGCACTACGACGTCGCGGAGCGCAAGGATCTCGTCCCGCTCGAGGACCCGGAGGTCTACCGCACGTCCACGCCGATCAGCGGGCTGCTCGACCCCGAGACCAAGGCACCCGACCCCGAGAAGGGCGAGTACTTCTGGTTCGGCACCCAGCCACTCTGGCGCACCCAACCCCGGGACGTCTTCCGCTACATCACCAACGGCGGAGGGGGCTGGGGCAATCCCCTGGAGCGGGAGCCCGAGCGGGTGCTGCGTGACGTCCGCGACGAGTACTTCTCGATCGAGGCGGCGGCGCGCGACTTCGGTGTGGTGATCAGCGGCGACCCGCACACGGACCCGGAGGGCCTCGTCGTCGACGAGGAGGCCACCCGCCGGCGGCGGGCGGACCTGCTCACCCGGCAGGCCTGA
- a CDS encoding helix-turn-helix domain-containing protein, with the protein MGRDEEAMVPDPIDATEPSRAGHGSLLLDGASAGTPVGGTVCAHAVVALLDLLDEERVTGPDDLTALLDGAGVDRETRDAIERRVQRLQAHLSRAGRRRDELAALFACSRELAEQRDVEALLRSLVHRANDLLGADLTWLAEFDPATGELEVRTACGAVSAQLEGVRVPAGEGMAGFVATRRRPHCSTRYHVDPGFTHDLGADSALLAEGVVSALAVPLVAGDDVIGTLFVATRTETQFHPDQIGLLTAFADHGAVILQGARLLEQARTLAEAADDSRDRLAQHVDEMERAHHDHAELTECVLRGESTIRVAVTLARAMQREVIVLDEFGAPIAQSSDRLPVDGCWRHPDVAGAIAESRRTARFVSTSCPGVAGVVAVVAGPASLGALLVARSATRPSAREQKTLEDAARIVALLRLKQDALADAEDRVRGELLGDLVEPGSRTTDEMRARARGLDLDALRRIFVLSVGDHRRDAVRALARMTPRPVLSAEHAGVVVAIFAESRSVDADRVRNQVRPRIGSPTLVVEGPSLSSCDDVPGSYREARRCLSLLPALGIRDRAVTTAPYSLYLRLFEPEARDIDDFVRAVIGPVLDSDAERGTDLLNTVSAFAECNASTARAARALHLHPNTVVQRLDRITKLLGSRWREPDEFFRIQVAVRLHALRRHATTC; encoded by the coding sequence GTGGGACGCGACGAGGAGGCGATGGTGCCGGACCCGATCGACGCCACGGAACCGTCGCGCGCGGGTCACGGCTCGCTGCTGCTCGACGGCGCCTCGGCCGGAACCCCGGTGGGTGGCACCGTGTGCGCCCACGCCGTCGTGGCACTGCTCGATCTCCTCGACGAGGAGCGGGTGACGGGCCCGGACGACCTCACCGCGCTCCTGGACGGTGCGGGCGTCGACCGCGAGACGCGGGACGCGATCGAACGCCGGGTGCAGCGGCTCCAGGCCCACCTCAGCCGCGCCGGCCGCCGTCGCGACGAACTTGCGGCCCTGTTCGCGTGCAGCCGGGAGCTCGCCGAGCAGCGCGACGTCGAGGCGCTGCTCCGGAGCCTCGTGCACCGGGCGAACGACCTGCTCGGAGCAGACCTGACCTGGCTCGCGGAGTTCGACCCCGCGACCGGCGAGCTGGAGGTGCGGACGGCGTGCGGAGCGGTCTCCGCGCAGCTGGAAGGCGTCCGGGTACCGGCCGGGGAAGGCATGGCCGGTTTCGTCGCCACCCGGCGCAGACCGCACTGCTCCACCCGCTACCACGTCGATCCCGGCTTCACCCACGACCTGGGTGCCGACTCTGCGCTCCTGGCGGAAGGCGTCGTGTCCGCACTCGCGGTACCTCTCGTCGCCGGGGACGACGTCATCGGGACGCTGTTCGTCGCCACCCGGACCGAGACGCAGTTCCACCCGGACCAGATCGGGTTGCTGACCGCGTTCGCCGACCACGGCGCGGTCATCCTCCAGGGCGCGCGCCTGCTGGAACAGGCACGCACGCTCGCCGAGGCCGCCGACGACAGCCGCGACCGCCTGGCGCAGCACGTCGACGAGATGGAGCGGGCGCACCACGACCACGCCGAGCTGACCGAGTGCGTCCTGCGGGGCGAGAGCACGATCCGGGTCGCGGTCACCCTCGCCCGCGCGATGCAGCGCGAGGTCATCGTCCTCGACGAGTTCGGAGCGCCGATCGCGCAGTCGTCCGATCGACTCCCCGTGGACGGCTGCTGGCGCCACCCGGACGTCGCCGGGGCGATCGCCGAGAGCCGCCGGACGGCACGCTTCGTGTCCACCTCCTGCCCGGGAGTCGCGGGGGTGGTGGCCGTCGTCGCCGGGCCGGCGTCGCTGGGCGCGCTCCTGGTGGCACGCAGCGCCACGAGGCCGTCCGCCCGCGAGCAGAAGACGTTGGAGGACGCGGCACGGATCGTCGCGCTGCTCCGGCTCAAGCAGGACGCGCTGGCGGACGCCGAGGACCGCGTGCGCGGGGAGCTGCTGGGTGACCTCGTCGAACCCGGATCCCGGACCACCGACGAGATGCGGGCGCGCGCCCGCGGACTCGACCTCGACGCGCTGAGGCGGATCTTCGTCCTGTCCGTGGGCGACCACCGGCGGGACGCCGTGCGCGCGCTCGCGCGCATGACACCGCGGCCGGTGTTGTCGGCCGAGCACGCCGGCGTCGTCGTCGCCATCTTCGCCGAGTCGCGCTCGGTGGACGCCGATCGTGTCCGCAACCAGGTGCGCCCGCGCATCGGGAGCCCGACCCTGGTCGTCGAAGGGCCCTCCCTGTCGTCCTGCGACGACGTCCCGGGGAGCTACCGGGAAGCGCGACGCTGCCTGTCGCTGCTGCCTGCACTCGGCATCCGCGACCGGGCGGTGACCACGGCGCCCTACAGCCTGTACCTGCGCCTGTTCGAGCCGGAGGCCCGGGACATCGACGACTTCGTGAGGGCGGTGATCGGGCCGGTCCTCGACAGCGACGCCGAGCGCGGGACCGACCTTCTGAACACGGTGAGCGCGTTCGCCGAGTGCAACGCCAGCACCGCACGGGCCGCGCGAGCGCTGCACCTGCACCCCAACACGGTGGTGCAGCGGCTGGACCGCATCACCAAGCTGCTGGGGTCCCGCTGGCGCGAACCGGACGAATTCTTCCGCATCCAGGTGGCCGTTCGGCTCCACGCCCTGCGCCGGCACGCGACCACCTGCTGA
- a CDS encoding SDR family NAD(P)-dependent oxidoreductase encodes MPTSSKAALDGRPRVVVITGAAGALGTAVAQRLAGEAPTDLVLCDLSAERLERTAATLEHVGGRTVTRVADVADPEAVDAAVSGAVDRFGRLDVMINNAAVLSSNGRIHNLAPEEWSRQLEVTFLGAVHGTTSAVRVMRGQDGGGSIINTASVAGLTAWPYAAPYCAAKAAVVQLTKVAAVEYATERIRVNCVCPGMFESAMSADIPDAARPGLTARHPLGVGTPQDLVGAFSYLAGPDSRWTTGSALVVDGGYAAP; translated from the coding sequence ATGCCGACCAGCAGCAAGGCCGCCCTGGACGGCCGCCCGCGCGTCGTGGTGATCACCGGGGCGGCCGGTGCGCTCGGCACGGCGGTGGCGCAGCGCCTGGCGGGGGAGGCGCCCACCGATCTGGTCCTCTGCGACCTGTCGGCCGAGCGGCTCGAACGGACCGCGGCGACGCTCGAGCACGTCGGTGGCCGGACCGTCACCCGGGTGGCCGATGTCGCCGACCCGGAGGCGGTCGATGCCGCGGTCTCCGGCGCGGTCGACCGGTTCGGCCGCCTCGATGTCATGATCAACAATGCGGCGGTGCTCTCGTCCAACGGCCGCATCCACAACCTGGCACCGGAGGAGTGGAGCCGGCAGCTCGAGGTCACGTTCCTGGGGGCCGTCCACGGAACGACCTCGGCGGTGCGCGTGATGCGCGGTCAGGACGGCGGCGGTTCGATCATCAACACCGCGTCGGTGGCCGGACTGACGGCCTGGCCGTACGCGGCGCCGTACTGCGCGGCGAAGGCGGCCGTGGTCCAGCTGACCAAGGTGGCGGCGGTCGAGTACGCCACGGAGCGGATCCGGGTCAACTGCGTCTGTCCCGGGATGTTCGAGTCCGCCATGAGCGCGGACATCCCCGACGCCGCCCGGCCCGGGCTGACCGCCCGGCACCCGCTCGGCGTCGGCACACCGCAGGACCTCGTCGGAGCGTTCTCGTACCTCGCCGGACCGGACTCCCGATGGACGACCGGATCGGCACTCGTGGTGGACGGCGGATACGCCGCTCCGTGA